The Candoia aspera isolate rCanAsp1 chromosome 6, rCanAsp1.hap2, whole genome shotgun sequence genome has a segment encoding these proteins:
- the KCNJ13 gene encoding inward rectifier potassium channel 13 isoform X2, translated as MRTEVIEGNNTKPSAPLLAQRYPRMVTKDGHSTLQMDGAQGKGLAYLKDAWGILMDMRWRWMMLVFSASFVLHWLVFAILWCICSKNCPTKESSSLHPVHLSCSRNTQRRKAILNVPSG; from the exons ATGAGGACAGAAGTGATAGAAGGCAACAACACCAAACCTAGTGCTCCTCTGCTGGCTCAACGGTACCCAAGAATGGTCACTAAAGATGGCCACAGCACACTCCAGATGGATGGTGCCCAAGGAAAAGGACTTGCATACTTAAAAGATGCTTGGGGAATACTAATGGATATGCGCTGGAGATGGATGATGTTGgtattttctgcttcttttgtcCTCCACTGGCTTGTTTTTGCAATTCTCTG GTGCATTTGTAGCAAAAATTGCCCGACCAAAGAATCGAGCTCTCTCCATCCGGTTCACTTATCTTGCAGTCGTAACACACAAAGAAGGAAAGCCATACTTAATGTTCCAAGTGGCTAA
- the KCNJ13 gene encoding inward rectifier potassium channel 13 isoform X1, with translation MRTEVIEGNNTKPSAPLLAQRYPRMVTKDGHSTLQMDGAQGKGLAYLKDAWGILMDMRWRWMMLVFSASFVLHWLVFAILWYFLAEMNGDLEIDHDAPPENHTICVKYITSFTAAFSFSLETQLTIGYGTMFPSGDCPSAIALLAIQMVLGLMLEAFITGAFVAKIARPKNRALSIRFTYLAVVTHKEGKPYLMFQVANTRPSPLTSVRISAVLYEERETGQLHQTTVDFHLDSITSEECPFFIFPLTYYHSITPSSPLAIVLQREAHHHFELVVFLSATQEGTGETCQRRTSYLPSEIVLHHHFASMLARGAKGEYQIKMENFDKTIPELPAADTKSSKRTEMEIRINGQHIDSFQICETQMTE, from the exons ATGAGGACAGAAGTGATAGAAGGCAACAACACCAAACCTAGTGCTCCTCTGCTGGCTCAACGGTACCCAAGAATGGTCACTAAAGATGGCCACAGCACACTCCAGATGGATGGTGCCCAAGGAAAAGGACTTGCATACTTAAAAGATGCTTGGGGAATACTAATGGATATGCGCTGGAGATGGATGATGTTGgtattttctgcttcttttgtcCTCCACTGGCTTGTTTTTGCAATTCTCTGGTACTTCTTAGCTGAAATGAATGGGGATCTGGAGATTGATCATGATGCCCCACCTGAAAACCATACTATTTGTGTAAAGTACATCACTAGCTTTAcagctgctttttccttttcactGGAGACACAGCTCACTATCGGTTATGGCACAATGTTCCCAAGTGGAGACTGTCCAAGCGCAATTGCTCTACTTGCTATACAAATGGTACTGGGTCTAATGCTGGAGGCCTTTATCACAG GTGCATTTGTAGCAAAAATTGCCCGACCAAAGAATCGAGCTCTCTCCATCCGGTTCACTTATCTTGCAGTCGTAACACACAAAGAAGGAAAGCCATACTTAATGTTCCAAGTGGCTAATACTCGCCCAAGTCCACTCACCAGTGTTCGGATTTCTGCAGTTCTTTATGAAGAGCGTGAAACTGGTCAACTGCATCAAACTACTGTGGATTTCCATTTGGACAGCATCACTTCTGAAGAgtgcccattttttatttttcccttgacCTATTACCATTCTATTACACCGTCAAGTCCTCTAGCCATTGTTCTACAAAGGGAGGCTCATCATCATTTTGAGCTAGTAGTCTTCCTTTCAGCCACACAAGAAGGCACAGGGGAAACCTGTCAAAGGAGGACATCCTATCTCCCTTCAGAGATTGTATTACATCACCACTTTGCTTCTATGCTAGCTCGAGGTGCCAAAGGGGAATATCAGATCAAAATGGAAAATTTTGATAAAACAATCCCAGAACTTCCAGCAGCAGACACTAAAAGTTCAAAAAGGACTGAAATGGAGATTCGCATCAATGGACAGCACATTGACAGCTTCCAAATCTGTGAGACTCAGATGACAGAATAA